Proteins encoded within one genomic window of Formosa agariphila KMM 3901:
- a CDS encoding DUF4199 domain-containing protein yields the protein MENSLKSMASTYGIYLAILLSAVTIISYVVNLEFLTSVWVGVGLFIIIIVFGIISTAKAKSLQNGFISFKEAFTAYFTTVVIGVIISSIVSIVLFNYIDPDAAETIKQQVIEKSTDMMKNFGAPQKDIDKAVAEMQDQNQFDIVNQVKSLAFQIIFYCVVGLIIAFAMKKSDPEAI from the coding sequence ATGGAAAATTCTTTAAAATCTATGGCTTCTACTTACGGTATTTACTTAGCCATATTATTATCTGCTGTAACGATAATCTCGTATGTTGTAAACCTTGAATTCCTTACGAGTGTATGGGTTGGAGTAGGCCTATTTATCATTATTATTGTTTTTGGAATTATATCTACAGCGAAAGCTAAAAGTTTACAAAACGGATTTATCTCTTTTAAGGAAGCTTTTACTGCTTATTTTACAACAGTGGTAATTGGTGTAATTATTAGTTCAATAGTTAGTATTGTCCTTTTTAATTATATAGACCCAGATGCTGCCGAAACAATTAAACAACAAGTAATTGAAAAATCTACAGATATGATGAAAAATTTTGGTGCACCGCAAAAAGATATTGATAAAGCTGTAGCTGAAATGCAAGACCAAAATCAATTCGACATAGTTAATCAAGTGAAATCTTTAGCTTTCCAAATTATTTTTTATTGCGTTGTAGGATTAATAATTGCTTTTGCAATGAAAAAAAGCGACCCAGAAGCCATTTAA
- a CDS encoding type B 50S ribosomal protein L31 has product MKKDIHPANYRVVAFKDMSNEDVFLTKSTANTNETLEVDGVEYPLIKMEISRTSHPFYTGKSKLIDTAGRIDKFKNKYAKFKK; this is encoded by the coding sequence ATGAAAAAAGATATACATCCAGCAAATTATAGAGTAGTAGCATTTAAAGATATGTCGAATGAGGATGTGTTTTTAACAAAATCTACTGCTAATACAAATGAAACATTAGAAGTAGATGGTGTTGAGTATCCTTTAATTAAAATGGAGATTTCAAGAACATCACACCCGTTTTATACAGGTAAATCTAAATTAATTGATACGGCAGGTCGTATTGATAAATTCAAAAACAAATACGCTAAATTCAAAAAATAA
- the mtaB gene encoding tRNA (N(6)-L-threonylcarbamoyladenosine(37)-C(2))-methylthiotransferase MtaB, with the protein MTRQKVAFYTLGCKLNFSETSTIARDFENEGFDRVDFSDPADIYVINTCSVTDNADKRFKSIVKQAQKVNPKAFVAAVGCYAQLKPQELADVDGVDLVLGATEKFKITDYLNDLTKNDFGEIHSCEIEDADFYVGSYSIGDRTRAFLKVQDGCDYKCTYCTIPLARGISRSDALENVLKNAKEISEQNIKEIVLTGVNIGDYGKGEFGNKKHEHTFFELVQGLDEVEGIERLRISSIEPNLLKNETIDFVSKSRTFVPHFHIPLQSGSNTILKLMKRRYMKELYVDRVNKIKTVMPDACIGVDVIVGFPGETDELFLETFHFLNELNISYLHVFTYSERDNTEAADMQGVVPKNVRSKRSKMLRGLSVKKRRAFYESQIGSQRTVLFEGENKEGYIHGFTENYVKVKAPWNPELVNTLQDVTLTKIDEDGMVRFEFVNAIASA; encoded by the coding sequence ATGACTCGACAAAAAGTTGCTTTTTATACTTTAGGCTGTAAGCTGAATTTTTCTGAAACTTCTACCATTGCTAGAGATTTTGAGAATGAAGGATTTGACCGCGTAGATTTTTCAGACCCTGCAGATATTTATGTTATTAATACATGTTCGGTAACCGATAATGCAGATAAGCGTTTTAAGTCTATTGTGAAGCAAGCTCAAAAGGTTAATCCGAAGGCTTTTGTTGCTGCCGTTGGGTGTTATGCCCAGTTAAAACCTCAAGAATTAGCCGATGTAGATGGTGTGGATTTGGTTTTAGGAGCTACCGAAAAATTTAAAATTACAGATTATCTTAACGATTTAACTAAAAACGATTTTGGAGAAATACATTCTTGCGAAATTGAAGATGCAGATTTCTACGTTGGTAGTTATTCGATTGGTGATAGAACACGCGCATTTTTAAAAGTTCAAGATGGCTGCGATTATAAGTGTACGTATTGTACAATACCTTTGGCAAGAGGTATTTCTAGAAGTGATGCGTTAGAAAATGTGCTTAAGAATGCTAAAGAGATTTCAGAACAAAATATTAAAGAAATTGTTTTAACGGGAGTTAATATTGGAGATTACGGAAAAGGAGAGTTTGGCAATAAAAAACACGAGCATACATTTTTTGAATTAGTACAAGGTTTAGATGAAGTAGAAGGAATTGAACGTCTTCGAATTTCCTCTATTGAACCTAATTTACTGAAAAATGAAACCATCGATTTTGTTTCTAAAAGCAGAACTTTTGTGCCTCATTTTCATATTCCGTTACAAAGTGGAAGTAATACTATACTGAAATTAATGAAGCGCCGTTACATGAAAGAATTATATGTAGACCGCGTGAATAAAATAAAAACAGTAATGCCAGATGCTTGTATAGGTGTCGATGTTATTGTTGGTTTCCCAGGGGAAACAGATGAATTGTTTTTAGAAACATTCCATTTTTTAAACGAATTAAACATTTCGTATTTACATGTTTTTACATATTCAGAACGTGATAATACCGAGGCCGCAGACATGCAGGGTGTTGTGCCTAAAAATGTTCGTAGTAAGCGTAGTAAGATGCTACGTGGTCTATCGGTTAAAAAACGTAGAGCTTTTTACGAAAGTCAAATAGGAAGTCAGCGTACGGTTTTATTTGAAGGTGAAAACAAAGAAGGCTATATCCATGGATTTACAGAGAATTATGTAAAAGTAAAAGCACCTTGGAATCCCGAATTAGTAAATACATTGCAAGACGTTACATTAACAAAAATAGACGAAGACGGCATGGTCCGGTTCGAGTTTGTAAACGCCATTGCATCTGCATAA
- a CDS encoding N-acetyltransferase, which translates to MTETAEVTDNDFLRQFEYKIDNDLAIIEYSLQERKIFLTKLIVSEAHDNEDFKNEFITLVLKNIQERNLSVMPTCPAIIKFMRKNKQYKSMLPIGVRI; encoded by the coding sequence ATGACAGAAACAGCAGAAGTTACAGACAACGATTTTTTACGTCAGTTTGAATACAAAATTGACAACGATTTAGCTATTATTGAATACTCCCTCCAAGAACGAAAGATTTTTTTAACCAAACTTATTGTTTCCGAAGCCCATGACAATGAAGACTTTAAAAACGAATTTATAACTTTAGTGTTAAAAAATATTCAGGAACGAAATTTAAGCGTGATGCCTACATGTCCAGCAATTATAAAGTTTATGAGAAAGAATAAACAGTATAAAAGTATGTTACCTATAGGTGTAAGAATCTAA
- a CDS encoding alpha/beta hydrolase family protein codes for MSQDVIHVYFMPGMAANPSIFEYIKLPEDKFKIHLLEWIIPEPKESLSHYAKRVCEGVKAENPVLVGVSFGGILVQEMSKIIKTRKVVVISSVLTKYELPKRMKLARATKMYKFLPTHLVQDFEAYAKYTFGDTATKRVNLYKKYLSVRDKNYLDWAIEQVVCWEQEEPLPNTIHIHGEKDAVFPYQYINNCIPIKGGTHIMIINKYKWFNENLPKLILDTNVA; via the coding sequence ATGAGTCAAGATGTAATACATGTGTATTTTATGCCAGGCATGGCTGCTAACCCTTCAATTTTCGAATATATAAAGTTACCCGAAGATAAATTCAAGATTCATTTATTAGAATGGATTATTCCGGAACCTAAAGAAAGCCTGAGTCACTACGCTAAAAGGGTTTGTGAAGGTGTAAAAGCAGAGAATCCTGTTCTTGTAGGCGTGTCTTTTGGTGGAATTTTAGTTCAAGAAATGAGTAAGATTATAAAAACACGCAAGGTGGTGGTTATTTCTAGTGTGTTAACAAAATACGAGTTGCCAAAACGTATGAAACTTGCTAGGGCAACTAAAATGTACAAATTTCTTCCTACACATTTAGTGCAAGATTTCGAAGCTTATGCTAAATATACATTTGGAGATACAGCAACTAAACGTGTCAATTTATATAAGAAATATCTCTCTGTTCGCGATAAAAATTATTTAGACTGGGCAATCGAGCAGGTTGTGTGTTGGGAACAAGAAGAGCCGCTGCCAAATACAATTCATATTCATGGAGAAAAGGATGCTGTGTTTCCGTATCAATATATAAACAATTGTATCCCTATAAAAGGAGGTACACATATTATGATTATCAATAAATATAAATGGTTTAATGAAAATCTTCCGAAACTAATTTTAGACACTAACGTGGCTTAG
- a CDS encoding GlmU family protein encodes MNYILFDGPSRNSLLPFTYTRPVADIRIGILTIREKWEQYLGGTTTTITEEYLSDKYPMVEMDENVMINASYLPNQELVELIRGLEPNQAVFKDEDVIAFYATDSQEDIDFEAYDAIEYDEDCLKIEHTWDIFSKNGAAIQEDFELLTEGRTSQPIPSTVNTIAPENIFIEEGAELNFVTLNASTGPIYIGKNAVILEGALIRGPFALCEKAIVKMGAKIYGPTTIGPYSKIGGEVNNSVLFANSNKGHDGYLGNSVLGEWCNLGADTNNSNLKNNYAEVRLWSYETENFAKTGLQFCGLMMGDHSKCGINTMFNTGTVVGVNANIFGTGFPRNFVPSFSWGGSNGFTTYTTNKAFEVAEVVMQRRDLEFSEKDKAIMLHVFEASKKYRRD; translated from the coding sequence ATGAATTATATTCTCTTTGATGGTCCTTCACGCAACAGCTTGTTACCTTTTACGTATACAAGACCTGTAGCAGATATTAGAATTGGTATTTTAACCATTCGTGAAAAATGGGAACAATACCTAGGAGGTACCACAACTACAATCACCGAAGAATATTTATCTGATAAATATCCGATGGTTGAAATGGATGAGAATGTTATGATTAATGCCTCGTATCTTCCTAATCAAGAATTGGTGGAATTAATACGTGGGTTAGAGCCTAATCAGGCAGTTTTTAAAGATGAAGACGTTATTGCTTTCTATGCTACCGATTCGCAAGAAGATATTGACTTCGAGGCCTACGATGCTATTGAGTATGATGAAGATTGTTTGAAGATTGAACATACATGGGATATTTTTTCTAAGAATGGTGCTGCGATTCAAGAAGATTTCGAATTGTTAACCGAAGGTAGAACATCGCAACCTATTCCATCAACCGTGAATACTATAGCTCCAGAAAATATCTTTATTGAAGAAGGGGCAGAACTTAATTTTGTAACTTTAAATGCTTCTACTGGTCCTATATATATAGGTAAAAATGCTGTGATTCTTGAAGGGGCTCTAATTCGTGGACCATTTGCTTTATGTGAAAAAGCAATAGTGAAAATGGGAGCGAAGATTTACGGACCAACAACTATTGGACCTTACAGTAAGATAGGAGGAGAGGTTAATAATTCTGTGTTATTTGCGAATTCTAATAAAGGACACGACGGTTATTTAGGAAACTCTGTTTTAGGGGAGTGGTGTAATTTAGGTGCGGATACTAATAATTCTAACTTAAAAAACAATTATGCAGAGGTGAGATTGTGGAGTTATGAAACTGAGAATTTTGCTAAAACGGGACTTCAGTTTTGTGGTTTAATGATGGGAGATCATAGTAAATGTGGAATTAACACCATGTTTAACACAGGAACGGTAGTTGGTGTAAATGCGAACATATTCGGAACTGGATTTCCACGTAATTTTGTGCCAAGCTTTAGTTGGGGAGGAAGTAACGGTTTTACAACATACACAACTAACAAGGCTTTCGAGGTTGCAGAAGTAGTAATGCAAAGGCGTGATTTAGAATTCTCTGAAAAAGATAAAGCTATTATGCTACATGTTTTTGAAGCGTCTAAAAAGTATAGAAGAGATTAA
- a CDS encoding ABC transporter substrate-binding protein, translating to MTSVLKASTLFLKYSLLIGIGTLILINCSSDKEKADNNLVFRYNEHKNISSLDPAFSKDIADIWATNQLFNGLVQMNDSMQVEPAIAKSWTVSEDGLTYTFKLRTDIYYHKHALFGRDSTRAVNADDFAYSLNRLLDPQVGSPGRWVLNKVEHFNTIDKNTFQIHLKQPFPAFLGLLTMKYCSVVPREIVEHYGSEFRSHPIGTGPFYFKRWEENVKLVFRKNELYFETNHEGRHLPYLEAVAITFFPDKQSEFLQFTQGNIDFISGLDASYKDEILTADGHLRARYATEVNMIRGPYLNTEYLSFYMDSELTEIQSEWLRKSVNYGFDRKKMMTYLRNGIGIPAHGGFIPKGLPGYNESIGYNYNRKKAKDYLEKFKQETGIQNPEITISTTSNYLSFCEYIQREIQKTGLVVHINVVPPSALKDAKANGKLDLFRASWVADYPDAENYLSLFYSKNFAPNGPNYSHFKNDLFDTYYERAFNETNTKKREILYAKMDSLVIEHAPVVPLFYDEVVRFTRKEVHDLGINPTNLLELKQVRKLD from the coding sequence ATGACATCAGTATTAAAAGCTTCTACTTTATTCTTAAAATACAGCCTTCTTATAGGCATTGGGACTTTAATTTTAATAAATTGTTCTTCTGATAAAGAAAAAGCAGACAACAATCTGGTTTTTAGATACAATGAACATAAAAACATTAGTTCGTTAGACCCTGCATTCTCCAAAGACATCGCCGATATATGGGCTACAAACCAGTTATTTAATGGTTTGGTTCAAATGAATGATAGCATGCAAGTTGAACCTGCTATTGCAAAATCATGGACGGTTTCTGAAGATGGTTTAACCTACACCTTTAAACTAAGGACTGATATTTACTACCATAAACACGCATTATTTGGAAGAGATTCTACACGCGCCGTTAATGCCGACGATTTTGCCTACAGTTTAAATCGCTTGCTCGACCCACAAGTTGGATCGCCAGGGCGTTGGGTTTTAAATAAAGTTGAGCATTTTAACACTATAGACAAAAACACATTTCAGATTCATTTAAAACAACCCTTTCCTGCATTTCTAGGATTGTTAACCATGAAATACTGCTCTGTTGTTCCTAGAGAAATTGTCGAACACTATGGCTCAGAATTTAGATCACACCCTATTGGTACAGGTCCCTTTTATTTTAAACGTTGGGAGGAAAATGTAAAACTTGTTTTTAGAAAAAACGAATTATATTTTGAAACGAACCACGAAGGAAGACACCTACCCTATTTAGAAGCCGTTGCCATTACTTTTTTCCCAGACAAACAAAGCGAATTTTTGCAGTTTACACAAGGTAACATCGATTTTATTTCAGGTTTAGATGCATCTTACAAAGATGAAATTTTAACGGCAGACGGACACTTAAGAGCACGCTATGCCACTGAAGTAAATATGATTCGAGGTCCTTACTTAAATACAGAATACCTGTCGTTTTATATGGATTCTGAGTTAACTGAAATTCAATCGGAATGGCTTAGAAAAAGTGTAAATTATGGTTTTGATCGTAAAAAAATGATGACCTATTTACGAAATGGCATTGGAATTCCTGCTCATGGCGGATTTATTCCTAAAGGATTACCTGGTTATAATGAATCTATCGGATATAATTATAATCGAAAAAAAGCTAAAGACTATCTAGAAAAATTTAAACAAGAAACAGGTATACAAAACCCTGAAATAACCATTTCTACAACGAGTAATTATTTAAGTTTTTGTGAATACATTCAACGTGAAATCCAGAAAACAGGCTTGGTTGTACATATTAATGTGGTTCCTCCTTCTGCTTTAAAAGATGCTAAAGCAAATGGTAAATTAGATTTATTTAGAGCAAGTTGGGTTGCAGACTATCCAGATGCAGAAAATTATCTATCATTATTTTACAGTAAAAACTTCGCACCAAATGGTCCAAATTATTCGCATTTTAAAAACGATTTGTTTGATACGTATTACGAGAGAGCTTTCAACGAAACGAATACTAAAAAACGAGAAATACTCTATGCTAAAATGGACTCCTTAGTTATAGAACACGCTCCTGTTGTTCCGTTATTTTACGACGAAGTGGTTCGTTTCACCAGAAAAGAGGTTCACGATTTGGGTATTAACCCTACTAATTTATTGGAATTAAAACAGGTAAGAAAACTCGATTAA